In Arachis stenosperma cultivar V10309 chromosome 1, arast.V10309.gnm1.PFL2, whole genome shotgun sequence, one DNA window encodes the following:
- the LOC130980605 gene encoding uroporphyrinogen decarboxylase 1, chloroplastic-like, with protein sequence MMRQAGRYMAVYRKLAEKYPSFRERSKTTDLIVEISLQPWNAFRPDGVIIFSDIRTPLPAFGVEFDIEDVRGPVIQSPIRSKEGLKALHPIDLEKLSFIGDSLKILRKEVGGDASVLGFMGAPWTITYIVEGGTTRTYTTIKSMCHTAPHLLRTLLSHLAQAIADYVVFHVESGAHCIQIFDSWGGQLPPNMWERWSNAYIKEIVDLVKKRCPETPIFLYINGNGGLLERMKDTGVDVIGLDWTVDMADRISDLRFFLVLYVEQLPLKPRESTQAELPHQLC encoded by the exons ATGATGCGCCAGGCGGGAAGGTACATGGCTGTTTAcagaaagcttgctgagaaaTATCCATCCTTTCGAGAGAGGTCGAAGACAACTGATCTCATAGTGGAAATTTCTTTGCAGCCTTGGAATGCCTTTAGGCCTGATGGAGTGATCATTTTCTCTGACATCCGTACGCCTCTTCCTGCATTTGGGGTCGAATTCGACATTGAAGACGTAAGGGGTCCTGTTATTCAGTCCCCAATACGTTCTAAGGAGGGACTAAAGGCTCTGCATCCAATTGACCTGGAAAAGCTCAGTTTTATTGGAGATTCACTCAAGATACTGCGCAAGGAG GTTGGTGGTGATGCTTCCGTTTTAGGTTTCATGGGAGCACCTTGGACAATAACATATATAGTGGAAGGGGGTACAACACGCACCTATACAACCATTAAGAGTATGTGCCATACAGCACCACATTTATTGCGGACTCTGCTCTCTCATTTGGCGCAAGCAATAGCAGATTATGTTGTTTTCCATGTGGAGTCTGGGGCTCACTGCATACAAATATTTGATTCATGGGGTGGACAACTACCACCTAATATGTGGGAACGCTGGTCAAATGCTTATATCAAAGAG ATTGTAGATTTGGTCAAGAAAAGATGCCCTGAGACACcgatttttctttatataaatgGAAATGGTGGCCTTCTTGAGCGTATGAAAGATACTGGAGTTGATGTTATTGGGCTGGACTGGACTGTGGATATGGCAGATCGAATATCAGATTTAAGATTTTTTCTAGTTCTTTATGTGGAGCAGTTGCCATTGAAGCCAAGAGAGTCCACTCAAGCTGAGTTACCACACCAACTTTgttga